In Hoplias malabaricus isolate fHopMal1 chromosome 6, fHopMal1.hap1, whole genome shotgun sequence, a single window of DNA contains:
- the cap1 gene encoding adenylyl cyclase-associated protein 1: MAELASLVQRLEVAVSRLEAVSGDRGPADTGAVSAYVEAFDAVISGSVAEYITLSQKIGGDVQKHAEMVKQGFSCQRQLLVTASCSQKPSDATLSSLLAPVSKVIEQVQAFREKNRSSPLFNHLSAVSESVPALGWVAMSPKPGPYVKEMQDAAMFYTNRVLKDYKEKDKTHVDWVKSYLSIWTELQNYIKQHHTTGLVWSKSGPVASASGAPSAPSGGAAPPPPPGPPPPPLDLSQSAGGDSGANSRNALFASLNKGADITKGLKHVSDDQKTHKNPNLRAGPVHQGPKPFTSPRPTATSTSASAPARTLPPVLELEGKKWRVENHEKAQGLVISDTELKQVVYAFKCNNSTLQVKGKINSITVDNCKKLGLVFDDVVGIVEVINSRDVKIQVLGKVPTISINKTDGCHVYLSKDSLSCEIVSAKSSEMNVLVPGKDGEYTEIPVPEQFKTVWDGKKLVTTATEIAG, from the exons ATGGCAGAGCTGGCAAGTTTGGTGCAGCGGTTGGAGGTGGCTGTGAGCCGTCTTGAGGCTGTGTCAGGCGACAGAGGTCCAGCTGACACTGGAG CTGTGTCGGCATACGTTGAGGCCTTTGACGCTGTGATCTCTGGTTCTGTGGCTGAATACATCACACTGAGTCAGAAGATAGGTGGTGATGTCCAGAAACAT GCTGAAATGGTGAAGCAAGGATTTTCTTGTCAACGACAGCTTCTTGTGACTGCCTCTTGTTCCCAGAAGCCTTCTGAT GCCACCCTGAGCTCTCTGCTGGCTCCAGTATCTAAAGTGATTGAGCAGGTGCAGGCATTTCGGGAGAAGAACCGCTCCTCTCCACTATTCAATCATCTCTCAGCCGTCAGTGAGAGTGTGCCTGCTCTGGGCTGGGTTGCCATG TCCCCTAAGCCAGGTCCATATGTTAAAGAGATGCAGGATGCTGCAATGTTCTACACAAATCGTGTGCTGAAGGATTACAAGGAAAA GGACAAAACACATGTGGACTGGGTCAAGTCTTATCTGTCCATCTGGACTGAGCTGCAAAACTACATCAAGCAGCATCACACCACTGGATTGGTGTGGAGCAAAAGT GGTCCTGTTGCTTCAGCCTCAGGAGCTCCAAGTGCCCCAAGTGGTGGGGCTgcacctcctcctccccctgGCCCCCCACCTCCTCCCCTTGACCTCAGCCAGTCTGCAGGTGGAGATTCAGGTGCCAACAGCCGCAATGCTCTGTTTGCTTCCCTCAACAAAGGAGCAGACATTACTAAAG GGCTCAAGCATGTGTCCGATGACCAGAAGACCCATAAGAACCCTAATTTGAGGGCAGGTCCTGTGCACCAAGGCCCCAAACCCTTCACATCTCCTCGACCAACTGCCACTTCTACTTCTGCTTCTGCTCCTGCCCGCACACTACCACCAGTGTTGGAGCTCGAGGGTAAAAAATGGAGAGTG GAGAATCATGAGAAAGCTCAGGGTCTTGTGATCAGtgacacagagcttaaacaggTGGTTTATGCCTTCAAATGCAACAATAGCACTCTGCAAGTAAAGGGAAAAATCAATTCCATCACTGTAG ACAACTGCAAGAAACTGGGCCTTGTGTTCGATGATGTTGTGGGGATTGTTGAAGTGATCAACAGCAGGGATGTTAAAATCCAG GTTTTGGGCAAGGTACCAACAATCTCCATCAATAAGACGGATGGCTGCCATGTGTACCTGAGTAAGGACTCTCTGTCATGTGAGATTGTCAGTGCCAAGAGCTCAGAGATGAATGTGCTGGTTCCTGGAAAGGATGGCGAATAT ACTGAGATCCCAGTCCCTGAACAATTTAAAACGGTGTGGGATGGTAAGAAGCTGGTTACCACAGCCACTGAGATTGCAGGATAA
- the kiaa0319l gene encoding dyslexia-associated protein KIAA0319-like protein: MSYAIKSAHCWVLPLWPGPHQLLLLSLGYLFCVCPPTGVEASLCRVSGGVLGISCGGVIGLGWRPLAVDRGGAQCWESCCLEPSCSAVWSLGGYCVLLRCARSDGCSITSLPQPHVQSLGLLQLLSKNTAKRIRSRRETLPAGENRAADLQPNSHDMQKTQYSNLTTSFTGVVLPVTANKTMNGPTNGSREEVAPSAPWQNSTLKEDTVDHSASNSSTESLTVAPQSYSSTSTAAPVVIRELVVSAGNNVEVTLPRNEVELNAFVVPAPPSGTNYAFDWRLKTHHKEYVGEMEGQHSKTLKLSQLTVGFYEFEVIVDGDGAHGEGSVNVTVKPAPRVNKPPVAVVSPKFQEISLPTSSTVIDGSQSTDDDKIVAWHWEEVKGPLREEKVSADTDILTLTSLVPGNYTFSLTVTDSDGAQNSTQATLSVNKAKDYRPVANAGPNQVITLPRNSITLYGNESTDDHEPLAYEWSLSPESKGKVVEMQGVRTPTLQLSAMQEGDYTFQLTVTDSSGQQDTAQVTVIVQPENNKPPVADAGPDKELTLPVDHTTLDGSKSTDDQRIATYHWEQTKGPEGVRIENADSAVATVMGLQVGTYTFMLTVTDERDLQSSDTVTVTAREELDQPPVAKVQSSPPVTLPVRTAVLDGSRSSDDKGGISYLWVRDGSSPAAGDVLNNSDHQAVLLLGNLVEGKYVFTLSVTDSKGQISTDRGTVEVRSDMWARDLVELVLEVSVSQVSHRQRDMLLRQVGVLLGILDSDITVREISAFNEHSTRLVFLVSGGPGRPPLSGHSVATSLRNKLRKQKNDFLIFKARRVDTVICQLNCSSHGECDTFTRRCVCHPFWMENFIRTQLGDAESNCEWSVLYVTIASFMIVVAIATIVWGLVCCCKRRKSKARRKSRYKMLDGDDQDSIELHPPRAGRLKPVPAPTSSALMHSDSDLDSDDGHDGVPWTDRERGHLLRPQNGSLRNGQGPHRAKKQKEELL, from the exons GTGTGGAGGCGAGTCTGTGCAGAGTGTCCGGTGGAGTGTTGGGAATATCATGTGGTGGAGTTATTGGGCTGGGCTGGAGGCCGCTGGCTGTGGACCGTGGTGGGGCACAGTGTTGGGAGTCGTGCTGCCTGGAACCATCCTGCAGTGCAGTGTGGAGTCTGGGGGGGTATTGTGTGCTCCTGAGGTGTGCCCGTTCAGATGGCTGTTCCATCACATCACTTCCACAGCCCCACGTCCAGTCTCTGGGCCTTCTGCAACTCCTCagcaaaaacacagcaaaaaggATAAGAAGCCGACGCGAGACGTTACCTGCTGGAGAAAACAGGGCAGCAGACCTACAACCCAACAGTCAT GATATGCAAAAAACACAATACTCCAATCTGACAACTTCTTTCACTGGTGTAGTCCTGCCAGTGAcagcaaacaaaacaatgaatgGACCCACCAATGGCAGCAGAGAAGAGGTGGCTCCCTCAGCTCCTTGGCAGAACTCAACATTAAAAGAAGACACTGTGGATCACTCAGCTTCCAACAGCAGCACTGAGTCACTAACAGTTGCACCTCAATCTTATTCTTCCACCTCAACGGCAGCTCCAGTTG TTATACGGGAGCTAGTGGTGTCTGCTGGCAACAACGTGGAGGTCACTCTGCCACGAAATGAAGTAGAATTGAATGCATTTGTAGTGCCAGCACCACCTTCAG ggaCTAACTATGCTTTTGACTGGCGTTTGAAGACCCATCACAAAGAATACGTTGGAGAAATGGAAGGACAACATAGCAAGACACTCAAATTAAGCCAG ctgACTGTGGGTTTCTATGAATTTGAAGTAATAGTTGATGGTGATGGTGCACACGGAGAAGGCAGTGTCAATGTTACAGTCAAACCAG CACCAAGAGTAAATAAGCCACCTGTTGCTGTGGTATCACCAAAGTTTCAGGAGATCTCGTTGCCAACCAGCTCCACTGTGATTGATGGCAGTC AAAGCACGGATGATGATAAAATAGTAGCATGGCACTGGGAAGAAGTGAAGGGGCCACTCAGAGAGGAAAAGGTCTCAGCAGACACAGACATTCTCACCCTTACAAGCCTTGTCCCAGGCAATTACACCTTCAG CCTTACAGTTACTGACTCAGATGGGGCTCAGAATTCAACCCAAGCCACGCTGTCTGTCAACAAGGCAAAGGATTATAGGCCTGTAGCCAATGCTGGACCCAATCAGGTCATCACGCTGCCACGCAACTCGATCACGCTCTATGGCAACGAGAGCACAGATGACCATGAGCCTCTGGCTTATGAATGGTCCCTCAGCCCAGAGAGTAAGGGCAAGGTGGTGGAGATGCAG GGAGTACGGACCCCTACTTTGCAGCTGTCTGCTATGCAAGAGGGAGACTATACTTTCCAGCTCACTGTCACAGATTCATCTGGACAGCAGGACACAGCTCAGGTCACTGTCATTGTGCAGCCAG AGAATAACAAGCCCCCTGTAGCTGACGCAGGACCCGATAAAGAACTGACACTTCCTGTGGACCACACCACTCTGGATGGCAGCAAGAGTACTGATGATCAGAGAATAGCCACCTACCACTGGGAACAGACCAA GGGCCCAGAGGGAGTGAGAATAGAGAATGCAGACAGTGCTGTTGCTACGGTGATGGGACTGCAGGTGGGAACATACACGTTCATGCTGACCGTGACGGATGAGAGGGATCTACAGAGTTCTGATACAGTCACTGTGACTGCCCGAGAAG AGCTTGACCAACCACCTGTGGCAAAGGTGCAGTCCAGCCCTCCTGTCACTTTACCTGTCCGAACAGCAGTCTTAGATGGCTCCCGATCCTCTGATGATAAGGGGGGAATCAGTTATCTCTGGGTCAGAGATGGTAGCAGCCCAGCAGCGGGG gATGTGCTGAATAACTCTGACCACCAGGCAGTGCTGTTACTCGGCAACTTAGTGGAAGGAAAGTACGTCTTCACTCTTTCCGTGACAGACAGTAAAGGCCAAATCAGTACTGACAGAGGCACTGTGGAGGTTCGCTCAG ATATGTGGGCACGGGACTTGGTGGAGCTGGTGCTGGAGGTGTCAGTGTCTCAGGTGTCCCACAGACAAAGGGACATGCTCCTCAGACAAGTGGGTGTCCTGCTGGGTATACTGGACAGTGACATCACTGTGCGAGAGATCAGCGCATTTAATGAGCACAG cacTCGTTTAGTATTCCTTGTGTCAGGAGGGCCAGGGAGGCCGCCTCTGTCTGGTCACAGTGTTGCCACAAGCCTGCGAAACAAACTGcgcaaacaaaaaaatgacttCCTCATCTTCAAAGCCCGACGAGTGGACACAGTTA TTTGCCAGCTGAACTGTTCCAGTCATGGAGAGTGTGACACCTTTACTCGGCgctgtgtgtgtcaccctttcTGGATGGAAAACTTCATCAGAACCCAGCTGGGGGATGCAGAGAGCAACTGTG AATGGAGTGTTTTATATGTGACTATAGCGTCATTCATGATTGTGGTTGCTATAGCAACTATCGTATGGGGACTGGTGTGTTGTTGCAAAAG ACGCAAAAGTAAAGCTAGACGCAAAAGTCGTTATAAAATGCTTGATGGAGATGACCAGGATAGCATTGAATTGCATCCACCTAGAGCAG GTCGGCTGAAACCAGTCCCAGCTCCTACTTCCTCTGCTCTCATGCACTCAGACTCAGACCTGGACAGTGATGATGGCCATGATGGTGTCCCTTGGACTGACAGAGAGCGGGGCCATCTACTGAGGCCTCAAAATGGGTCCCTGCGCAATGGCCAAGGACCCCACAGAGccaaaaaacagaaagaggagCTGCTATAG